The window CCGTACGGCAACCCGATCCCGGGGTTGGACGAGCTCGGCGACAACCGCCCCGACGACGACTTCCTCGAGGGCCTGCAGTCCCTCGACCGCGTGGCCACCGCCGACGGCGTCTCCGTCGTGGTGCGCCGCATCGCGGAGCCGGCGCAGGACGACCTCGCCGTGGTGCGCGGCATGTTCCGCGCCGGCGTCCGTCCGGGTGGGTCCGTCGTGGCGCGGACCGCGCCGGGCGGCGTGCTCGTCGGCCAGGCCGGGGAGACGATCGAACTCGACCCACACATCGCCTCGCACGTGTTCGTGGAGGTCCTCGCGGGGGCTCCCGCCTGAGCGAGCGCGCTCGCGCCGACGTCGTGTCGGCGGTGGCCGGGATGGTCGCCGCCGGGCTCGTCGTGGGCACCGCGGGGAACGTCAGCGTGCGTGACGGCGACGTGGTCGCCGTCACCCCGAGTGGGCTCGACTACGCCCGCCTGACCCCGGCCGACGTCGGGCTGCACGCCCTCGACGGCACGGCGCTCGACGCCCGGCACCGGCCGTCGTCGGAGCTGCCGCTGCACCTCGCGGTGTATGCGGCCACCGACGCCGGGGCGGTCGTGCACACCCACTCGCCGGCGGCGACCGCGTTGACGCTGCTGGTCGACGAGCTGCCGGCCGTCCACTACTACGTCGCGATGTTCGGCGGTCCGGTCCGCGTCGCGCCGTACCACCCGTTCGGGTCGGACGAGCTCGCCGCGGCGACCGCCGCGGCCCTCGACGGGCGGCGTGGGGCGCTGCTCGCACATCACGGTGCGGTCACGATCGGGGCCGACGTCGCGCAGGCGCTCGAGCTCGCGATCGTCCTCGAATGGCTCGCTGACGTGTATCTCCGCGCCGCCGCGGCCGGGACGCCGCGCGTCCTGCCGCCCGCCGCGCTGGCCCGGGCGGACGCCGCACTCGCGGCGTACCAAGCGGCGCGCCCGCGTCCCGAATAGGCTTTTCCGCATGTCGACGACGTCCCGCGCCCTGCGCGCCGCCGCCCTGTCCGCCGCTGCCGTGCTCGCCCTGACCGCCTGCGGGGGCGACGACTCCGATCCGCTGGGTGGTCCGGCGAGCAGCCCCGCGGCCGGTGGCATCGGCGGCGTCGCGACGATCCCGGACGCGGCGACCAAGAACACCGACGCCGGGGCCGAGGCGTTCGCGAAGTACTACTTCGAGGAGGTCCTGAACAAGGCCTACTCGTCCGGCAACATCTCGACGCTGATCAAGTACACGCACCCGCAGTGCATCATCTGCCGCGCCACGGTCGGCGACATCTCCACCGCCTGGGCCCGCGGGAAGAGCGACGGCGGGCAGGTCACGGTCAGCTCGGTCGACGCGTCCAAGGCCCAGAACGTCACCAACGTCGAGCTCAAACTCGCCAAGACCCGCTACGTCGAGCTCGACCGCGACGGCAAGAACGTCTTCTCCACGCCGGCGCAGAACAACCTGAGCTTCCTGGTCCAGCTGCAGTGGAGCAACGCCGAGAAGAGCTGGGTCGTGCGGGAGATCGTTCCGCCGGCGCTGCGCAAGGGCGGCAGCGCGTCGCCGACCCCGACGCCGTAAGGGTTCCCGACCCCATAAGCTCTTCGGCGTGCTCGGTCCTTTCGTCGCCCGTCACGTCGGCCCCTCCGATGCCGAACAGGCGACGATGCTCGCCGCGCTCGGCTACGACTCGCTGACGGCCCTTGCCACCGCGGCCGTGCCGGACTCGATCCGGCTGCCCTTCGAGGACGGGGCGCCGCTCGCGGTGCCACCGGCCCTGTCCGAGGACGAGGTCCTCGCCGAGATCCGCGCGCTGTCGAGCCGCAACACGGTGCGTCAGCAGATGATCGGTCTCGGCTACTACGAGACCGCAACTCCCGGCGTGATCCTGCGCAAGGTGCTGGAGAACCCCGGTTGGTACACGGCCTACACGCCGTACCAGCCGGAGATCTCGCAGGGCCGGCTCGAGGTCCTGCTCGCGTTCCAGACCGTGGTCTCGGACCTGATGGGTCTCGCGATCGCCAACGCGTCGCTGCTCGACGAGGGCACCGCGGTCGCCGAGGCCGTGACGCTGATGCGCCGCTCGGTGCGCGGGATGCCCGACGCGCGCGTGGTGCTCGACGCCGACTGCCTCCCGCAGACCGTCGAGGTCGTCCGCACGCGCTGTGAGGCGCTGGGGATCGACGTCGAGGTCGCGGACCTGACGGCGGGCATCCCGGACGGGGACGTGTTCGGTGTCGTCGTGCAGTACCCGGGCGCGAGCGGCCGCCTGCGGCCCCGCGCGGACTACGCGGCGCTCGCGGACGCGGCGCACTCCCGCGGCGCGATGGTCACCGCGGCCGCCGATCTGCTGGCCTGCACGCTGATCGAGGCGCCCGGGTCGTGGGGCGTGGACATCGCCGTCGGCAGCGCGCAGCGCTTCGGCGTCCCGCTCGGTTTCGGCGGCCCGCACGCGGGGTTCGTCGCGGTGCGGGCCGGTCTGGAGCGCGCGCTGCCCGGCCGGCTCGTCGGGCAGTCGGTGGACTCCGCCGGTCGTCCGGCCTACCGGCTCGCGCTGCAGACGCGCGAGCAGCACATCCGGCGTGAGAAGGCGACGTCCAACATCTGTACCGCGCAGGTGCTGCTGGCCGTCATCGCCGCGCTGTACGCGATCTACCACGGGCCGGAGGGGCTGACCGCGATCGCGCGGCAGGTCCACGGCCGGGCCAAGGCCATCGCCGACGGGCTGCGGCACGCGGGCATCCGCCTCGTCCACGACCACTTCTTCGACACCCTGCTGGTCTCGGTGCCGGGACGCGCGTCGACCGTCGTCGCCAACGCCCGGCGGGCCGACATCAACCTCGGCCTGGACGGACCCGACCGCGTCCGCATCGCCTGCGGCGAGACCACGACCTTCGCCCACGTCGCGGCCGTGCTCGCCGCGTTCGGCGCGGTCCCCGTGACGGGCGACGACGTCACGGTCGGCGACCTCTACCCGGAGGACCTCGGCCGGACGACGGAGTTCCTCACCGCACCGGTGTTCCACTCCCACCGCAGCGAGACGGCGATGCTGCGCTACGTCCGCAAGCTCGCGAACAAGGACTACGCGCTCGACCGCGGGATGATCCCGCTGGGCTCCTGCACGATGAAGCTCAACGCGACGACCGAGATGGAGCCGATCACCTGGCCCCGCTTCGGTGCGATCCACCCGTTCGCGCCGGCCGAGGACTGGCCGGGCTACCTGACGCTGATCCGCGACCTGGAGTACTGGCTCGCCGAGCTCACCGGCTACGACCGCGTCTCGCTGCAGCCGAACGCCGGGTCGCAGGGCGAGCTCGCCGGCCTGCTGGCGATCCGTGCCTTCCACAAGGCGAACGGCCACGCGGAGCGCGACGTCTGCCTGATCCCCGCCTCGGCGCACGGCACGAACGCGGCGTCCGCGGTGATGGCCGGCATGCGCGTCGTCGTGGTCGCGGCGAACAATGCCGGCGAGGTCGACCTCGACGACCTGCGGGCGAAGATCGGCGACCACCGCGAGCGGCTCGCGGTGATCATGGTCACCTACCCCTCGACGCACGGCGTGTTCGAGGACGGCATCCGCGAACTGTGCGACCTCGTGCACTCCGCGGGCGGCCAGGTCTACATCGACGGCGCGAACTTCAACGCGCTGCTCGGGCTGGCCAAGCCCGGCGAGTTCGGCGGCGACGTCTCGCACCTGAACCTGCACAAGACCTTCTGCATCCCGCACGGCGGCGGTGGTCCGGGCGTCGGCCCCGTCGCGGTGAAGTCCCACCTCGCGCCGTACCTGCCGAACCACCCGCTGGTGGCGGAGGCGGGCCCGGCCACCGGCGTTGGCCCGATCTCGGCCGCGCCGTTCGGCAGCGCGGGGATTCTGCCGATCCCGTGGGCGTACATCCGTCTGATGGGGCCCGACGGTCTGCTGCGCGCGAC of the Sporichthya polymorpha DSM 43042 genome contains:
- a CDS encoding class II aldolase/adducin family protein, with the translated sequence MSAVAGMVAAGLVVGTAGNVSVRDGDVVAVTPSGLDYARLTPADVGLHALDGTALDARHRPSSELPLHLAVYAATDAGAVVHTHSPAATALTLLVDELPAVHYYVAMFGGPVRVAPYHPFGSDELAAATAAALDGRRGALLAHHGAVTIGADVAQALELAIVLEWLADVYLRAAAAGTPRVLPPAALARADAALAAYQAARPRPE
- the gcvP gene encoding aminomethyl-transferring glycine dehydrogenase; its protein translation is MLGPFVARHVGPSDAEQATMLAALGYDSLTALATAAVPDSIRLPFEDGAPLAVPPALSEDEVLAEIRALSSRNTVRQQMIGLGYYETATPGVILRKVLENPGWYTAYTPYQPEISQGRLEVLLAFQTVVSDLMGLAIANASLLDEGTAVAEAVTLMRRSVRGMPDARVVLDADCLPQTVEVVRTRCEALGIDVEVADLTAGIPDGDVFGVVVQYPGASGRLRPRADYAALADAAHSRGAMVTAAADLLACTLIEAPGSWGVDIAVGSAQRFGVPLGFGGPHAGFVAVRAGLERALPGRLVGQSVDSAGRPAYRLALQTREQHIRREKATSNICTAQVLLAVIAALYAIYHGPEGLTAIARQVHGRAKAIADGLRHAGIRLVHDHFFDTLLVSVPGRASTVVANARRADINLGLDGPDRVRIACGETTTFAHVAAVLAAFGAVPVTGDDVTVGDLYPEDLGRTTEFLTAPVFHSHRSETAMLRYVRKLANKDYALDRGMIPLGSCTMKLNATTEMEPITWPRFGAIHPFAPAEDWPGYLTLIRDLEYWLAELTGYDRVSLQPNAGSQGELAGLLAIRAFHKANGHAERDVCLIPASAHGTNAASAVMAGMRVVVVAANNAGEVDLDDLRAKIGDHRERLAVIMVTYPSTHGVFEDGIRELCDLVHSAGGQVYIDGANFNALLGLAKPGEFGGDVSHLNLHKTFCIPHGGGGPGVGPVAVKSHLAPYLPNHPLVAEAGPATGVGPISAAPFGSAGILPIPWAYIRLMGPDGLLRATQVAILAANYVAARLGKHFPVLYTGRNGLVAHECILDLRPITKATGVTVDDVAKRLIDYGFHAPTVSFPVAGTLMVEPTESEDLGELDRFCDAMIAIAGEIDRVAAGEWPADDNPLRNAPHTADVLATAEWTRPYSREEAVFPNPAVRADKYWPPVGRIDGAYGDRNLVCSCPSVEELAAE
- a CDS encoding DUF6318 family protein, which encodes MSTTSRALRAAALSAAAVLALTACGGDDSDPLGGPASSPAAGGIGGVATIPDAATKNTDAGAEAFAKYYFEEVLNKAYSSGNISTLIKYTHPQCIICRATVGDISTAWARGKSDGGQVTVSSVDASKAQNVTNVELKLAKTRYVELDRDGKNVFSTPAQNNLSFLVQLQWSNAEKSWVVREIVPPALRKGGSASPTPTP